One stretch of Sphingomonas rosea DNA includes these proteins:
- a CDS encoding alpha/beta hydrolase, which yields MPEVIFPGPEGRLEGRFHPGIRPRAPVALILHSHPQAGGTMNNKIVQLMYQTFVKRGFATLRFNFRGVGKSQGTFDNGIGELSDAASALDWVQQIHPEAEQTWVAGVSFGAWIGMQLLMRRPEIKGFISIAPPANMYDFGFLAPCPSSGIIIQGEADEVVSPASVQKLVDKLRTQRHITIHHDTIPGANHFFANELDLLMKSVDGYLDMRLNK from the coding sequence ATGCCCGAAGTCATCTTTCCGGGGCCGGAAGGCCGCCTCGAAGGCCGTTTCCACCCGGGCATCCGCCCGCGCGCGCCGGTCGCGCTGATACTGCACAGCCACCCCCAGGCGGGCGGCACGATGAACAACAAGATCGTGCAGCTGATGTACCAGACGTTCGTGAAGCGCGGCTTCGCGACGCTCCGGTTCAACTTCCGCGGAGTCGGCAAGAGCCAGGGCACGTTCGACAACGGCATCGGCGAACTTTCCGACGCGGCAAGCGCGCTCGACTGGGTCCAGCAGATCCACCCCGAGGCCGAGCAGACCTGGGTCGCCGGGGTGAGCTTTGGCGCCTGGATCGGCATGCAGCTCCTGATGCGCCGGCCCGAGATCAAGGGCTTCATCTCGATCGCCCCGCCGGCCAACATGTACGACTTCGGCTTCCTCGCCCCCTGCCCCTCCTCGGGCATCATCATCCAGGGCGAAGCCGACGAGGTGGTCAGCCCGGCGAGCGTCCAGAAGCTCGTCGACAAGCTGCGCACCCAGCGCCACATCACCATCCATCACGACACGATCCCGGGCGCGAATCACTTCTTCGCGAACGAGCTCGACCTGCTGATGAAGAGCGTCGACGGCTATCTCGACATGCGGCTGAACAAGTAG